In Sulfitobacter sp. M39, the following proteins share a genomic window:
- a CDS encoding cytochrome c oxidase subunit 3, protein MAHEKNHDYHILPPSTWPLLSSIAGCVMLVGGVFWMHDVTPFVFLGGLVAVLYCMFGWWSEVVAESHVGDHTNVVRIGLRYGFILFIMSEVMFFVAWFWTFFKEALYPMDEFPGSTYVQPDIIPVDAFHLPLINTLILLLSGCAVTWAHHALVHENNRKDLIAGLSIAIVLGMLFTAFQAYEYYELLAHDDWTFGGDLFFSSFFMATGFHGFHVVIGTIFLAVCLFRALKGHFTQEQHVGFEAAAWYWHFVDVVWLFLFFAVYMWGI, encoded by the coding sequence ATGGCCCATGAAAAGAACCATGACTATCACATTCTGCCGCCGTCCACATGGCCATTGCTCAGCTCCATCGCCGGCTGTGTCATGCTGGTTGGTGGTGTCTTCTGGATGCACGATGTAACCCCCTTCGTCTTCTTGGGTGGTCTGGTTGCTGTGCTGTACTGCATGTTCGGATGGTGGTCCGAGGTTGTTGCTGAAAGCCACGTCGGCGATCACACCAACGTCGTGCGCATCGGTCTGCGCTATGGCTTCATCCTGTTCATCATGTCCGAAGTGATGTTCTTTGTGGCGTGGTTCTGGACCTTCTTCAAAGAAGCCCTGTACCCGATGGATGAGTTCCCGGGCTCCACATACGTGCAGCCGGATATCATCCCCGTTGACGCTTTCCACCTGCCGCTGATCAACACGCTGATCCTGCTGCTGTCGGGCTGTGCAGTCACATGGGCGCACCACGCGCTGGTACATGAAAACAACCGCAAAGACCTGATCGCCGGCCTGTCCATCGCGATTGTTCTGGGCATGCTGTTCACCGCGTTCCAGGCCTATGAATATTATGAACTGCTGGCCCATGACGACTGGACCTTCGGCGGCGACCTGTTCTTCTCCAGCTTCTTCATGGCGACAGGCTTCCACGGTTTCCACGTTGTGATCGGCACGATCTTCCTTGCGGTCTGCCTGTTCCGCGCGCTGAAAGGCCACTTTACCCAAGAGCAGCACGTCGGCTTCGAAGCCGCTGCCTGGTACTGGCACTTTGTTGATGTGGTCTGGCTGTTCCTCTTCTTCGCCGTCTACATGTGGGGCATCTAA
- a CDS encoding cytochrome C oxidase assembly protein has product MGIRAEHEIHTRRRGRNLGVGLLLAAFVVLVMALTFVKITNIDFNDLPGGALQTQESN; this is encoded by the coding sequence ATGGGTATTCGCGCTGAACACGAGATTCACACACGCCGCCGCGGGCGCAACCTTGGCGTCGGTCTGCTGCTGGCCGCCTTTGTCGTGCTGGTCATGGCTCTGACCTTTGTCAAAATCACCAACATCGATTTCAATGATCTACCCGGTGGCGCGCTGCAAACACAGGAGAGCAACTGA
- a CDS encoding cytochrome c oxidase assembly protein — translation MALSGPAKTVVQTVSVVILMGGLAWASVPFYDWFCRVTGFGGTPGQVAGAEGDVLDQTIKVRFDGSLNEDMPWEFKPVVNEMELRIGETGLAFYEAYNPTDHPVAGQASYNVTPYAAGAFFEKIECFCFTEQVLAPGERVQMPVSFFVDPEIVEDRDAKYVHTITLSYTFYEIDLPEDYEAPDQDSETNLN, via the coding sequence ATGGCCCTGTCCGGACCCGCGAAGACTGTGGTGCAAACCGTCTCTGTCGTCATCCTGATGGGCGGGCTGGCTTGGGCATCGGTGCCGTTCTACGATTGGTTCTGCCGGGTCACCGGCTTTGGCGGAACGCCGGGGCAGGTCGCGGGGGCCGAGGGCGACGTGCTGGATCAGACGATCAAGGTGCGTTTCGACGGCAGCTTGAACGAAGATATGCCGTGGGAATTCAAACCCGTCGTCAACGAGATGGAGCTGCGCATCGGCGAGACCGGGCTGGCCTTCTACGAGGCCTATAACCCCACCGATCACCCCGTCGCGGGGCAGGCGTCTTACAACGTGACGCCCTATGCCGCCGGGGCCTTCTTTGAAAAGATCGAGTGTTTCTGCTTTACTGAACAGGTGCTGGCCCCCGGTGAGCGTGTTCAGATGCCTGTCAGCTTCTTTGTTGACCCCGAAATCGTCGAAGACCGTGATGCCAAGTATGTACATACGATCACACTGTCTTATACGTTCTATGAAATTGACCTGCCCGAGGACTATGAAGCCCCCGATCAGGACAGCGAGACAAACCTGAATTAA
- the coxB gene encoding cytochrome c oxidase subunit II, producing the protein MKHLLSFSGLMAAFSAVPAMAQENLRIDGLEIIGEPVDGKMGFQPAVTRVAQDIHDLDHLILIIITLITIFVTGLILWVAFRYNRKRNPVAASFTHHTPVEILWTVAPIVILVLIGAYSLPILFRQQEIPQADLTIKATGNQWYWSYEYVDEGFGFDSYMIGAPAVGGENRKTPEVVAQLEAAGYTEQQFLLATDTAVVIPVGQTIVVQVTGSDVIHSWAMPAFGVKQDAVPGRLAETWFTAEKEGVYFGQCSELCGNAHAYMPITVKVVSEEAYAQWLGNAKEEYAGIPQTLTVASK; encoded by the coding sequence ATGAAACATCTTCTCTCTTTTTCGGGTCTCATGGCCGCTTTTTCCGCCGTGCCAGCAATGGCGCAGGAAAACCTTCGCATCGACGGGCTGGAAATCATTGGTGAGCCGGTAGACGGCAAGATGGGCTTTCAGCCAGCCGTCACCCGTGTGGCGCAAGACATCCACGATCTGGACCACCTGATCCTGATCATCATCACCTTGATCACCATCTTCGTGACCGGTCTGATCCTTTGGGTGGCGTTCCGCTACAACCGCAAACGCAACCCGGTTGCTGCGTCCTTCACGCACCACACACCTGTTGAAATCCTCTGGACCGTCGCGCCGATCGTGATTCTGGTGCTGATCGGGGCCTATTCGCTGCCGATCCTGTTCCGTCAGCAGGAAATCCCGCAGGCTGACCTGACCATCAAGGCGACCGGCAACCAGTGGTACTGGTCCTATGAATATGTCGACGAGGGCTTTGGCTTTGACAGCTATATGATCGGTGCACCGGCTGTTGGCGGCGAAAACCGCAAAACACCCGAAGTCGTCGCACAGCTTGAGGCCGCCGGCTATACCGAACAGCAGTTCCTGCTGGCGACAGATACCGCCGTTGTGATCCCTGTCGGTCAAACGATCGTTGTTCAGGTCACCGGTTCCGACGTTATCCACTCTTGGGCGATGCCTGCCTTCGGTGTGAAACAGGACGCCGTACCTGGCCGTCTGGCGGAAACATGGTTCACCGCCGAGAAAGAAGGCGTGTACTTTGGCCAGTGCTCCGAATTGTGCGGCAACGCCCACGCCTACATGCCGATTACTGTGAAAGTCGTCTCGGAAGAGGCCTATGCTCAGTGGCTTGGCAACGCGAAAGAAGAGTATGCGGGCATCCCGCAGACTCTGACCGTTGCGTCCAAGTAA
- the tldD gene encoding metalloprotease TldD — protein sequence MSQPPFNPFEAQLDRDAALSILRDAVAGADDGELFFERRRSEGLVFDDGRLKTASYDASEGFGLRAVRGDVSGYAHSTEITEAALRRASETARLAVGAGGGTWADAPAATNQKLYTDEDPIAGAAFPVKVDTLREIDDFARSLDARVVQVSASISASIQEVEILRPEGTSVRDVRPMTRVNVSVIVEQDGRRESGTAGGGGRVGLDGLLDPADWQAKTREALRIACVNLRAVPAPAGVMDVVLGPGWPGILLHEAIGHGLEGDFNRKGSSAFAGLMGQRIAAKGVTVLDDGTLPDRRGSISVDDEGTPSAKNVLIEDGVLVGYMQDRQNARLMGVAPTGNGRRESYAHTPMPRMTNTYMLGGDVAPGDIVADLKDGIYAVGFGGGQVDITNGKFVFSCTEAYRVRNGVVGDPVKGATLIGDGATALQQIRAIGNDPALDPGMGNCGKAGQWVPVGVGQPTLMIGGLTVGGAAAG from the coding sequence ATGAGCCAGCCGCCTTTCAACCCCTTTGAGGCGCAGCTTGACCGTGACGCCGCGCTGTCCATCCTGCGCGACGCTGTGGCAGGTGCCGACGACGGGGAACTGTTTTTCGAACGCCGGCGGTCTGAAGGGTTGGTGTTTGACGACGGGCGGCTGAAAACGGCAAGCTACGATGCCTCCGAAGGCTTTGGCCTGCGGGCGGTGCGCGGCGATGTGTCGGGCTATGCCCACTCGACCGAGATCACCGAAGCCGCCCTGCGCCGCGCAAGCGAGACGGCTCGGCTGGCCGTGGGTGCGGGGGGCGGCACATGGGCGGATGCGCCTGCCGCGACCAATCAAAAGCTCTATACCGACGAAGATCCGATCGCGGGCGCGGCCTTTCCCGTCAAGGTCGATACCCTGCGCGAGATCGACGATTTCGCCCGAAGCCTTGATGCGCGTGTCGTGCAGGTTTCGGCCTCTATCTCTGCCTCTATCCAGGAGGTCGAGATTCTGCGCCCAGAAGGCACCTCTGTCCGCGATGTGCGCCCGATGACGCGGGTGAACGTGTCGGTCATCGTCGAACAGGATGGCCGCCGCGAAAGCGGGACCGCCGGTGGCGGCGGGCGTGTCGGGCTGGACGGGCTGCTGGACCCCGCCGACTGGCAGGCCAAAACGCGCGAAGCCTTGCGCATCGCCTGCGTCAACCTGCGTGCCGTGCCCGCGCCTGCCGGCGTCATGGATGTTGTGCTTGGCCCCGGCTGGCCCGGCATCCTGCTGCACGAGGCCATCGGTCACGGATTGGAAGGGGATTTCAACCGCAAGGGTTCAAGCGCCTTTGCCGGCCTCATGGGCCAACGCATCGCCGCCAAAGGCGTGACGGTGCTGGATGATGGCACCCTCCCCGACCGGCGCGGTTCTATCTCTGTTGATGACGAGGGCACGCCCTCGGCCAAGAATGTGCTGATCGAGGACGGTGTGCTGGTAGGCTATATGCAGGACCGGCAGAACGCCCGGCTGATGGGCGTCGCTCCTACCGGCAATGGCCGCCGCGAATCCTATGCCCACACCCCGATGCCGCGCATGACCAACACCTATATGCTGGGCGGCGACGTGGCCCCCGGGGATATCGTCGCGGACCTCAAGGACGGCATCTATGCGGTCGGTTTTGGCGGCGGGCAGGTGGATATCACCAACGGCAAGTTCGTTTTCTCCTGCACCGAAGCCTACCGTGTGCGCAATGGCGTGGTCGGCGACCCCGTCAAAGGGGCTACGCTGATCGGAGACGGGGCCACGGCGCTGCAACAGATCCGCGCCATCGGCAACGATCCCGCGCTGGATCCGGGCATGGGCAACTGCGGCAAGGCGGGCCAATGGGTGCCCGTGGGCGTTGGACAGCCGACA
- a CDS encoding SURF1 family protein, producing the protein MRRTLFLLIVGLGGAAILIWLGVWQIQRLAWKEAIIADINTRIAAAPVDLPPTVNAEDDAYLPVAVTGSFDAGEVHVLVSQKDIGAGYRVIAPFTLEDGRRIMVDRGFVLTTDKDEPRALGPATVTGNLQWPRETDSFTPEADLRGNIWFARDVPDMAQTLGTEPVLLVSRSSTPQPAGISPLPVDTARIPNDHLQYAITWFSLAAIWLGMSLFFLRRRRAPKTES; encoded by the coding sequence ATGCGTCGTACGCTATTCCTGCTGATTGTCGGCCTTGGCGGGGCTGCTATCCTGATCTGGCTGGGCGTTTGGCAGATCCAGCGGCTGGCGTGGAAAGAGGCGATCATCGCCGACATCAACACCCGCATCGCCGCCGCCCCCGTCGACCTGCCCCCTACCGTCAACGCCGAGGATGACGCCTACTTGCCCGTCGCGGTGACCGGCTCCTTCGACGCAGGCGAGGTGCATGTGCTTGTGTCCCAGAAAGACATCGGCGCAGGCTACCGCGTCATCGCGCCTTTCACGCTAGAGGATGGTCGCCGCATCATGGTTGACCGCGGCTTTGTCCTCACGACGGACAAGGACGAACCCCGCGCTTTGGGTCCCGCGACGGTGACGGGCAACCTGCAATGGCCGCGCGAAACCGATAGCTTCACCCCAGAGGCCGACCTGAGGGGCAACATCTGGTTCGCCCGCGATGTGCCGGATATGGCGCAAACGCTTGGCACCGAACCCGTTCTTCTGGTTTCGCGCAGCAGCACGCCTCAGCCAGCGGGGATCAGCCCGTTGCCCGTCGATACCGCCCGTATTCCCAACGACCACTTGCAATATGCCATCACTTGGTTCTCTCTTGCCGCGATCTGGCTTGGGATGAGCCTGTTCTTCTTGCGCCGCCGCCGCGCGCCCAAAACCGAAAGCTGA
- the cyoE gene encoding heme o synthase, with protein sequence MTDTSTTPAGEYEAQFGDYFALMKPRVMQLVVFTALVGMLAAPEPVHPVIGFASILFVAIGAGASGALNMWWDADIDAIMRRTQGRPIPSGRVQPGEALAIGVALSGMSVVMLGLAANLLAAGMLLFTILFYSVFYSMWLKRATPQNIVIGGAAGAFPPVIGWIIATGSFSVEAWLMFALIFMWTPPHFWALALFMRNDYDDAKVPMLTVTHGRRSTRRHILAYTVLLVILAVGTGFTSIGGPIYLATAGVLNLMFLIGAFRIWQRDEDDSEADDFRVERKFFRLSLWYLFLHFGAILLEATLRGYGLGGW encoded by the coding sequence ATGACAGATACCAGCACGACACCTGCGGGCGAGTATGAGGCGCAGTTCGGCGATTATTTCGCCCTGATGAAGCCGCGCGTCATGCAGTTGGTGGTATTTACCGCACTTGTTGGCATGCTCGCCGCGCCCGAACCTGTGCACCCCGTGATCGGCTTTGCCTCGATCCTGTTTGTCGCCATCGGGGCAGGGGCTTCGGGTGCGCTTAACATGTGGTGGGACGCCGACATCGACGCGATCATGCGCCGGACGCAAGGCCGCCCGATCCCGTCGGGGCGCGTCCAACCGGGCGAAGCACTGGCGATCGGTGTGGCGCTGTCGGGCATGTCTGTCGTCATGCTGGGGCTGGCGGCCAACCTGCTGGCCGCGGGCATGCTGCTGTTCACGATCCTCTTCTACTCCGTTTTCTATTCCATGTGGCTTAAGCGTGCGACGCCGCAGAACATCGTGATCGGTGGCGCTGCGGGGGCGTTCCCGCCCGTGATCGGCTGGATCATCGCCACCGGCAGCTTCTCGGTCGAGGCATGGTTGATGTTCGCGCTGATCTTCATGTGGACGCCGCCGCACTTCTGGGCCTTGGCGCTGTTCATGCGCAATGACTATGACGACGCGAAGGTGCCGATGCTGACCGTGACCCACGGCCGCCGCTCCACCCGTCGTCACATTCTGGCCTATACTGTTTTGCTTGTCATTCTGGCGGTCGGCACGGGCTTCACGTCGATCGGCGGGCCAATCTATCTGGCGACCGCGGGCGTGCTGAACCTGATGTTCCTGATCGGGGCCTTCCGCATCTGGCAGCGTGATGAAGACGACAGCGAAGCCGATGATTTCCGCGTTGAACGCAAGTTCTTCCGCCTGTCGCTATGGTATCTCTTCTTGCACTTCGGTGCCATTCTGCTTGAGGCCACCCTGCGGGGCTACGGTTTGGGAGGCTGGTAA
- the thrC gene encoding threonine synthase, translated as MRYVSTRGSAPVLSFEEALLTGLARDGGLYVPETIPTLGADELREMATMSYEDVAFRVMKPFVGDTFSDEEFKALIAKAYAGFNHKVRAPLVQLEQGHFLLELFHGPTLAFKDFAMQLIGHMFQAVLSRKGERVTIVGATSGDTGSAAIEAFRGLDNVDVFILFPHGRVSEVQRRQMTTPSESNVHALALDGDFDDCQARLKDMFNDHAFRDGVQLAGVNSINWGRVLAQVVYYFTAGLAMGALDRKVSFTVPTGNFGDIFAGYIAREMGLPIADLVVATNQNDILHRCLTTGGYHKGEVHASISPSMDIQVSSNFERALYFAYGQDSDAINALMGDLAKGGFDVGDNALRDLQNTYKSGRVSEQETSETIKTFYADTNELLCPHSAIGVRVGAALRDPATPMITLATAHPAKFPDAVEAATGQRPPLPDHMADLFDREERVTRVPNDLEALKDIIKGGIAS; from the coding sequence ATGCGTTATGTCTCCACCCGTGGTTCCGCCCCCGTTTTGTCGTTCGAAGAGGCGCTGCTGACCGGCCTCGCCCGTGACGGCGGCCTGTATGTGCCTGAAACGATCCCGACGCTTGGCGCCGATGAGCTGCGCGAGATGGCCACGATGTCCTACGAGGATGTCGCTTTTCGTGTGATGAAACCCTTTGTCGGCGACACATTCAGCGACGAGGAATTCAAGGCGCTTATCGCCAAGGCCTATGCGGGCTTCAACCACAAGGTGCGCGCGCCGCTGGTGCAGCTTGAACAGGGGCATTTCCTGCTTGAACTGTTCCACGGTCCCACGCTGGCGTTCAAAGATTTTGCGATGCAGTTGATCGGCCACATGTTCCAGGCCGTTCTGTCGCGCAAGGGTGAACGGGTCACCATCGTCGGTGCGACCTCGGGCGATACCGGATCGGCCGCGATCGAAGCCTTCCGCGGGCTGGATAACGTCGATGTCTTTATCCTCTTTCCCCACGGCCGCGTGTCCGAAGTGCAGCGCCGCCAGATGACCACACCATCGGAAAGCAACGTGCACGCGCTGGCGCTGGACGGTGACTTCGACGACTGTCAGGCGCGTCTGAAAGACATGTTCAACGACCACGCTTTCCGCGACGGGGTGCAACTGGCAGGCGTCAACAGCATCAACTGGGGCCGCGTGCTGGCGCAGGTGGTCTATTACTTCACCGCAGGGCTCGCTATGGGCGCGCTGGACCGCAAGGTCAGCTTTACCGTTCCCACGGGAAACTTCGGCGATATCTTCGCGGGCTACATCGCGCGCGAAATGGGACTGCCGATTGCCGATCTGGTGGTTGCGACGAACCAGAATGACATCCTGCATCGCTGCCTGACCACCGGCGGCTACCACAAGGGCGAGGTCCATGCCTCTATCAGCCCATCGATGGATATTCAGGTCAGCTCCAACTTTGAACGCGCCTTGTATTTCGCCTACGGCCAAGACAGCGACGCGATCAATGCGCTGATGGGCGATCTGGCGAAAGGCGGGTTCGACGTGGGCGACAATGCCCTGCGCGACCTGCAAAACACCTATAAATCCGGCCGCGTGTCCGAACAGGAAACCAGCGAGACGATCAAGACCTTCTACGCCGACACGAACGAACTTCTGTGCCCACATTCTGCCATCGGGGTGCGCGTGGGGGCGGCCTTGCGTGATCCGGCGACGCCGATGATCACGCTGGCCACCGCGCATCCGGCCAAATTCCCCGACGCGGTCGAAGCCGCCACAGGCCAGCGCCCGCCGCTGCCCGACCACATGGCCGATCTGTTCGACCGCGAAGAACGCGTGACCCGCGTGCCG